Proteins from a genomic interval of Cupriavidus pauculus:
- a CDS encoding ankyrin repeat domain-containing protein, with the protein MTADEEARMIAALGQVFDLARNGDAAALAALIERGMPPNLRNEKGDTLVMLAAYHGHADALRTLLQAGASPDTRNAMGQTPIAGAAYKGYQAIIEILLEHGADVEGASPDGRTALMTAAMFQRTDIVELLKAHGADPEARDERGMTAADAAAFMAGRQGGR; encoded by the coding sequence ATGACCGCGGACGAAGAAGCCCGCATGATCGCCGCGCTTGGCCAGGTCTTCGATCTCGCGCGCAATGGCGACGCTGCGGCACTGGCCGCCTTGATCGAACGCGGCATGCCGCCAAACCTGCGCAACGAAAAAGGCGACACGCTGGTGATGCTGGCCGCCTACCACGGCCACGCCGACGCCCTGCGCACGCTGCTGCAGGCCGGCGCATCGCCAGACACGCGCAACGCCATGGGCCAGACGCCGATTGCCGGCGCGGCCTACAAGGGCTACCAGGCCATCATCGAAATCCTGCTGGAACACGGCGCGGACGTCGAAGGCGCATCGCCCGACGGCCGCACGGCGCTGATGACGGCCGCCATGTTCCAGCGCACCGACATCGTGGAACTGCTGAAAGCCCACGGCGCCGACCCCGAAGCCCGCGACGAGCGCGGCATGACGGCGGCCGACGCCGCGGCGTTCATGGCGGGGCGGCAGGGCGGGCGGTAG
- a CDS encoding SDR family oxidoreductase, producing the protein MTGQSKVALVTGAARGIGKAVAQAMLADGYRVVLAGRTAETLEALAAQARAAGQTALAVQCDVSRPESVDALYATVREHFGRLDVLFNNAGINAPAVPIDELSVEQWKAVVDTNLTGAFLCARGAFALMKSQDPRGGRIINNGSISAHAPRPNTVPYTATKHAITGLTKSLSLDGRAHDIACGQIDIGNAGTDMANRMARGVPQANGDIRPEPLMDVAHIASSVLHMANLPLDANVQFMTVMATKMPFVGRG; encoded by the coding sequence ATGACAGGACAGAGCAAGGTGGCGCTGGTCACCGGCGCGGCGCGGGGCATCGGCAAGGCCGTGGCCCAGGCCATGCTGGCGGACGGCTATCGGGTCGTGCTGGCGGGCCGGACCGCCGAGACGCTGGAAGCGCTGGCCGCGCAGGCCCGCGCCGCGGGACAGACCGCGCTGGCCGTGCAATGCGACGTCAGCCGCCCGGAATCGGTCGATGCGCTGTACGCGACCGTGCGCGAGCACTTCGGCCGGCTCGACGTGCTGTTCAACAACGCCGGCATCAACGCGCCGGCCGTGCCCATCGACGAACTGTCGGTCGAACAGTGGAAGGCCGTGGTCGATACCAACCTGACCGGCGCCTTCCTGTGCGCGCGCGGCGCGTTTGCGCTGATGAAGTCGCAGGACCCGCGCGGCGGCCGGATCATCAACAACGGCTCGATCTCGGCCCACGCGCCGCGCCCGAACACCGTGCCCTACACGGCCACCAAGCACGCCATCACCGGCCTGACCAAGAGCCTGTCGCTCGATGGCCGTGCCCACGACATCGCCTGCGGCCAGATCGACATCGGCAACGCCGGCACCGACATGGCCAACCGCATGGCGCGCGGCGTGCCGCAGGCCAACGGCGACATCCGCCCCGAACCGCTGATGGACGTCGCCCATATCGCCAGCTCGGTGCTGCATATGGCCAACCTGCCGCTGGACGCCAACGTCCAGTTCATGACGGTGATGGCGACGAAGATGCCGTTCGTGGGACGGGGGTAA
- a CDS encoding MFS transporter, with product MSVDLALSPAGAQAATQAPPARAVIRSAADVARLVNEGGAAVSNARIVVAIALGGIFLDAYDLGALAFGLKDVSKEFGLTPAGTGMVASAITFGAIVGAFLGGYFTDRIGRYRVFMADMLCFVIAAIACALAPNEYVLAGARFVMGLGVGIDLPVAMAFLAEFSKLKGHGNKAARVAMWCPTWYAAICVSYLLVLGCYAILPESHSGLLWRIILGFGAVPALIIIAVRSRYMSESPVWAANQGDLEGAAKILRTSYGIDAVVAPDAVAEPPKRPASWRNYGLLLKGVYARRTTLATIMSIASSFAYNAVAFGLPVIIASFLAQTMLTTILVSLALNLLFAFVGGLIGVHLVPKTGAWKLTVTGYACQLAALVGLALVGKPDGGAQVATAIAFLALFLLGQGFGPGAHTMTYASLSYPTSLRGVGVGFNQTLMRASSTASLFLFPVLAAALSTKVFWVIALAPLAGLLALLAIRWEPANYDVDAEDFGPEKA from the coding sequence ATGTCAGTCGATCTCGCCCTGTCGCCCGCTGGCGCACAGGCTGCCACCCAGGCGCCGCCCGCGCGCGCCGTCATCCGTTCCGCCGCCGACGTGGCGCGGCTCGTCAACGAAGGCGGTGCCGCCGTCAGCAATGCCCGGATCGTCGTGGCCATTGCGCTGGGCGGCATTTTCCTCGATGCCTATGACCTTGGCGCGCTCGCCTTCGGCCTCAAGGACGTTTCGAAGGAATTCGGCCTGACGCCGGCCGGTACCGGCATGGTGGCGTCGGCCATCACGTTCGGCGCCATCGTCGGCGCCTTCCTGGGTGGCTATTTCACCGACCGCATCGGCCGCTACCGCGTGTTCATGGCCGACATGCTCTGCTTCGTGATCGCCGCCATTGCCTGCGCGCTGGCCCCGAACGAGTACGTGCTGGCCGGCGCCCGGTTCGTGATGGGCCTGGGCGTCGGCATCGACCTGCCCGTGGCCATGGCGTTCCTGGCCGAATTCTCGAAACTGAAGGGGCACGGCAACAAGGCCGCGCGCGTGGCGATGTGGTGCCCCACGTGGTACGCGGCCATCTGCGTGTCGTACCTGCTGGTGCTGGGATGCTACGCGATCCTGCCCGAATCGCACAGCGGGCTGCTCTGGCGCATCATCCTGGGCTTTGGCGCGGTGCCGGCGCTGATCATCATCGCCGTGCGCAGCCGCTACATGAGCGAATCGCCGGTGTGGGCCGCCAACCAGGGCGACCTGGAAGGCGCGGCCAAGATCCTGCGCACGTCGTACGGCATCGACGCCGTGGTGGCGCCCGACGCCGTGGCCGAGCCGCCCAAGCGCCCGGCGTCGTGGCGCAACTACGGCCTGCTGCTCAAGGGGGTCTACGCGCGCCGCACCACGCTGGCCACGATCATGTCGATTGCGTCGTCGTTCGCCTACAACGCCGTGGCGTTCGGCCTGCCGGTCATCATCGCCAGCTTCCTGGCCCAGACCATGCTGACGACCATCCTGGTGTCGCTGGCGCTGAACCTGCTGTTCGCGTTCGTCGGCGGGCTGATTGGCGTGCATCTGGTGCCCAAAACGGGCGCCTGGAAGCTGACCGTCACCGGCTACGCCTGCCAGCTTGCCGCGCTGGTGGGCCTGGCGCTGGTCGGCAAGCCCGACGGCGGCGCGCAGGTGGCCACCGCCATTGCCTTCCTGGCGCTGTTCCTGCTGGGCCAGGGCTTTGGCCCGGGCGCGCATACCATGACCTACGCGTCGCTGAGCTACCCGACGTCGCTGCGCGGCGTGGGCGTCGGCTTCAACCAGACGCTGATGCGCGCCAGTTCCACGGCGTCGCTGTTCCTGTTCCCGGTGCTGGCCGCCGCGCTGTCGA